One Paraclostridium sordellii genomic window, TTTTTATTAGTAAGAAACAGCCGATACTATTTTTAGTTCTTATTAGTATCGGTTATTTCTTTGTTTTGTAATAAATGATCATTTTTGTATTAATTTTATAAATAAGGGGATGATTTTTTGAAAAGAAAAGAAGAAATTAAATTCTTAAAAATTCAATTGGATTTAATTTGTGAAAAACAGGGGCTATTTAGTAAAGAAGTTATAGATCTCAGCCAAAAGTTAGATTTATTAATAGCAATAGAGCAAAGAGAAAATTTAAATAAATTATTGTTAAAAGTATAATAGTAGAAAATAACTAGTTTCTAAACCAAATTTTAAGTGATAGTTACTAGTTATAGAAGTTTAAAGCTAAACTTTGATATAATTACTACTAAAATTAATGGGAATTTAAATATAGAAAGGTGTGAAAAAATGAAATTTAAACAAATAATGCTAATAGGAGTAGGGGCTATTTTAGGAGGAGCATTATCTATAGCAACAGTAGTTAATGCGAATCCAAGTATAGGAAACAATAGTATATCTGAAGTAAATTCAGAAGAAGCAAAAAAAATTATGTTAAACAAAGTTCCAGGAGCTAAAATTACTAAATTTGAGTTTGATTCAGATGGAAAAATAAAAAAATATGATGGAACTTTAATAAAAGATAATATTGAATATGAGATAGATGTAGATTCAAAAACTGGAAAAATTATAAAATTTGAGAAAGAAAACATTAGAATTGTAAAAGATACTATACTTAAAAATTCAACATCTCAAAAAAATAATACTTTCATAGGGGAAAATAAAGCTAGAGAATTAATGTTAAATCAAGTACCTGGTGCTAAAGTTATAAATTTTTATTTAGATAATGATAACACTCCAGAATATGAAGGAAAACTTATAAAAAATAATAAAGAATATGAAATATCTATAGATGCAAAAACAGGAACTATAGTAGATTTTAGTGAGGAAGTAATTAAAACCTCGTCTGCAGCTAATAAAAATAATGAAAATATTACTGTAAACAAGCCGGTAGACACAAACAATAATACTGTTAATAAACCTATAGTTAATCCAAATACTGCTAATAATTATTTTGATGATGACAGATACGATAATGATATAGACGATAGACATGATGATGACAGATACGATAATGATATAGACGATAGACATGATGATGACAGATATGATAATGATATAGACGATAGATATGATGATTAATTAAATATATTTAATTAATATGCCCTTAGAATTCATTTATTTTCATTCTAAGGGCATTAACTTTATTAGAGATACAAACTTAGTCTTCAAAGTAAATTTTTAAGTCTAGTTATTTTTACTTTCTAAAATTACATTTGATAATAGTTTACCAGCAATAATTACCATAGTTATAGATGTCAATATAGTAACAATTAAAGGTATATTTTTGAATATTAATAAGTTCATCATTAGAAGAATTTGAATTAGCCCTGCCAATATTATAGCTATTTTATTTTTCATTTTTACCCTCCTTATATAAGAAACCTAAACTGTGTATTTAATTAATAATATAATAATTTATGTATAAAAATCAATTTGTTCCTAAAGTAAAATTTTAAGACTTGTTAATCGTAAGTTAGATTTAATGGTTCTATTACAATTTTATTTGATGGATTATAGGGCTGAACCTCAAATGAAACTTTTTTGGTTTCTGAATCTTCAGCATGAGGTAAAGTTTCAAATTTATAAGATTTGTTATATTCAACAGTTGGTTGATTATATTCAACATTTGAACGGGCAGAGTATGATCTACTTGCTAGCGAGATAGATACAATTAAAAAGATTGATATAAATCCAATTATATTTATTTTTAACAAAGATTTATGCATTTATATACCTCCATATACACATGTTAGAAATGCTTGTCCAAATTTTTATCAAATGATTAGTAATATGTATATGAAAAGACACTTAAGCATATGCAATTAATCCTTAAAAACTTATTTAAAGAGATCTAGTAAAAAAGCGCTTAAAATCCATTTATTTGGATTATAAGCGCTTTAACTTTATGTAAAATACATAATCTCTAAAGTAAAATTTAATTAATAGTTAGTTTATTAGAAATTAATATTATTAATTATAATAAAAAAAGACACACGATGTGTCTTTTTCACGAACATATATATTTTATAATACAGTTACGTTTTCTGCTTGAGGACCTCTAGCACCCTTAACTATATTAAAGTTTACTTGTTGACCTTCTTCTAATGATTTAAACCCATCAGTTTGTATTGCTGAAAAATGTACGAATACATCATTTCCACCTTCTACTGATATAAAACCAAATCCTTTTTCATTGTTAAACCATTTTACTGTTCCATTTATCATTAAAAAATACTCCTATGAACCTATTTCTAGGTCTCTATTAATTTATTTGTGTATCGCTACAAGTATTATTATAGCACATATTATTAATAATAAATAGTCTTTTATTAATAATACTCTATATACTACTAAATGAATCTATAAAAAAAGCTCTTAGAACCTAGTTATTTGAAGTCAAAGGGCTGTAAATTTGTTTTTTATATAAAAAACTGTACATAAAACGGTATTTTTTATTTTAGGTATTAATTAAAATATTTTTAAATACATTATAGAGCAATTAAATATGTTCATCAAATCATATGTTTTTCTGAACTCAAAATGTATTAAATAAATTACTTAATCTTATCTACCTTATCAAAATATATTGAAATCTCACCACACTTTGGACAAACACTAGCCCTTACCTTACCCTTTGTATCTGAAAAAACTCCACTTCCTTTTCCCAGCACTACTGATGCGTAAGCTGTGAAATTTTCAGTCTTTAACATATACTCTTCAATCATAACTTCATCACATCTTAAACACTTTCTCATACTATACCCCCTCTTTTTAGTTTTATAATAAAAATATAGTTCATCAATAGGTAAAAATCTATATTAGATTTTAATTTAACAATTATTTAAAAACTTATTTAAAGAGTTGTAGTAAAAAAGCCTTTAAAATTCATTTATTTAGATTCTAATAGCCTTAACTTTGTTTAAAATACCTAACTATCCTTTAAAGTAAATTTTTGATACTTATTACTTTTGAAAACTCAATACTAAGTTAAAGTATTGATTTTTCAATTATGCAACTAACACTTGCTAAAAATCTATTGTCATTTTCTTTACAAATTTTATGTATATAATCATAATTAAAGTATCAAATTTTTAGAGGGAGATTAAATGAACTTACAAACAATAATAAAAGAAAATAGAAAGAAAAATAATTGGTCTCAAGATGATTTAGCTAAAAAATTAAATATTTCAAGACAAGCTGTATCAAAATGGGAAACAGGTGAATCTATACCTGATATAGATAAATTAATAATTCTTAGTGGAATATTTAGTTTAACTTTAGATGAATTAATTAAAGGGAATACTACAGAAAAAACAATTGTTTCAGAACAACAAGTTATTGTTAAAAAAGAAAGTAAAAAAACAATAATTGATTTTTTATGTTATCACTGGTGGTTAATCATAACCATCGTATGGTATATATTGTTAAATTAAATAATAAGGGAGTGAAGAATATGAAAATACCGTTTTTGCCAAAAGAGATTTCCATTCAGCAAGATAGATTTGATTTTATTAAAGAGTCCCGTGGTGGAGGTTTTATGCTAATTGCAGGATCTATCTTTTGGTTTCTATCATTTGCTTTAACCTACATATTAAAACAAAACCAAATAGAAAACTTTTATATCTATGGTGGATTAAGTGTACCAATACTAGGTTATATCTTTTCAAAATTATTAAGATTAGAATTTAGCCAGAATCAATATAGGTCTCTTGTAGCTTTTTCATCTGGAATTACAGTATGTTGCTTACCTATTTTATTTATAATAAAAGACTTAAATAGTAACTTGATATTACCAATTTTATGTATAATCAATGCTAGTCATTTACTAATTTTATGTTGGGTTCATTTAGATTATTTATATGCTATATTAGTTGCATTTGGAGTTTGTATAGGGATTCTGTTTATCTATTCAATTCCTTATCAATATACTCATTTTATAGGTTTGATCTGGGGAATTATATCCTTATGTCTAGGTGTATATATTCATATTAATACTAAAAATCCATTACAGGGATATAAGTATATTATTATAACTAGTTCTTAAAACTCGTTTAAAGATTACTAGTAAAAATGCCCTTAGAATCCATTTATTTGTATTCTAAGGGCATTAACTTTATTTAAAATATGTAATTATACTCTAAAGTAAAATTTAAGTTATAGTTAAACTTATATATAATTAATTTATAACTAACCTTTATTGATAGGAGTTGATAAGATATGAAGTTTATAATAATGATAAATGTTATATTAGGAATTTTAAGTATATTTTTGGGATATCAAATAAAGTTTAAGAAAAAGTCGAGTTTTATAAATAATTATAATAGTAAAAGCATAACCGATAAAAAATCTTACCTAAACTGGATTGGATGTTTAGAATTAACTATTGGTTCATTAATATTACTTATAACATTAGTTGGGTATATTATTAAATCTGTTTTATTTATAGCTTTTATGGATGTATTATTAATAGTAATTCTTATATTTTTATTGGTATTAATTGATAGGAAATATATAATAAAGTAAAATTTAAAGTTCATTGTTAAAAAAGCTCTTAGAGCCCAAATTAATGTACTCTAAGAGCTTTAATGTTATAACTAGTCCCTTTAAGTTATAGTTAGTAAATATATTTTTTAATAAAATACTTGCATTTTTTTACAGAATTACATACTATGTTAATATAGATATTTAACTAATTAGTTAAATATCTATATTAAATAATTGAAGGGAGTTATTTTATGAGTAAAGCATTTAAGGCTTTAAGCGATAAAACAAGAAGAGAAATATTAAAATTGCTTAATAATAAAGATATGAGTGCAGGTGAAATAGCCGAACATTTTGATATATCTAAGCCGTCAATATCAAAGCATTTAGATATTTTAAGAGAAGCAGAGCTTATAAGTTCTGAAAAGAAGGGGCAATTTGTAATTTATTCTATAAATACTTCTGTAATTCAAGAGGTTCTTGGAAACTTCTTAGAAATATTCAAAAAATAAAAAGGGGGAAATATTATGAAAAAAATTAACTCTACAAAAACTATATTATTAACCATATCACTTTTAATACTTGGTATAGGATTTATAATGTCTGATGGATATATTGAAATTTTAATATTAGGAATTTTAGGTATTGTTTCTTTATTTTTATTAAATATTCAAGCAACAAATATAGTAGAGTTATCAGAAGATAATCCTAAAGTTAAAACTTTTAGATTTTTAAATATGTTTAATATATCTATTGTTATACTTTGTTTTATATTTGCTCTATCATTACCAAATAATCAATTATCTATCACTGAATATAACAAAAACTTAGTTATTTGTTTGATGTCCGTATTTATGATGTTTTTTGGGAATTTATCACCAAAGATACCTTTTAATAGGTATTTAGGACTAAGACTTCCTTGGACAATAAGAGATAAAGAAACTTGGAAGATTGCACATAAATTAGTAGGGTATTTATCTTTCCCTATTGCAACAATAATGTTTATTGCATCATTTTTCTTTAATGGTGAGATAGTAGGAATTATTGGTATTTTAACTTGGATTATAATACCAAGTATATATTCTTTTATATTTTACTCTAAGAAATTAAAAGGTTTAAATTAATAAAGTAATATTTTAAATAAATTTCAATTTAAAAAATCCAATAGATAATATTATCTATTGGATTTTTTATACATACTACACATATCTAGTATATTAAGTTCAAGTTTTTTTATATTTATCAAAATTAACTATTGATAATATATTAGGATATCCTTTTTGTTTTTATGAAAAAAGATATATAAGATATAATTTTAATTAATTAAATATTATAACTAATCCCTAAACTGAAATTTTAAGAAGAGTTGATAAATACTTATTTTTGATATAATTTTTAATTGAGAAAAAATATATCCATTAAAAGGAGAATT contains:
- a CDS encoding SdpI family protein, whose amino-acid sequence is MKKINSTKTILLTISLLILGIGFIMSDGYIEILILGILGIVSLFLLNIQATNIVELSEDNPKVKTFRFLNMFNISIVILCFIFALSLPNNQLSITEYNKNLVICLMSVFMMFFGNLSPKIPFNRYLGLRLPWTIRDKETWKIAHKLVGYLSFPIATIMFIASFFFNGEIVGIIGILTWIIIPSIYSFIFYSKKLKGLN
- a CDS encoding helix-turn-helix domain-containing protein; translated protein: MNLQTIIKENRKKNNWSQDDLAKKLNISRQAVSKWETGESIPDIDKLIILSGIFSLTLDELIKGNTTEKTIVSEQQVIVKKESKKTIIDFLCYHWWLIITIVWYILLN
- a CDS encoding aspartyl-phosphate phosphatase Spo0E family protein, whose product is MKRKEEIKFLKIQLDLICEKQGLFSKEVIDLSQKLDLLIAIEQRENLNKLLLKV
- a CDS encoding PepSY domain-containing protein, whose protein sequence is MKFKQIMLIGVGAILGGALSIATVVNANPSIGNNSISEVNSEEAKKIMLNKVPGAKITKFEFDSDGKIKKYDGTLIKDNIEYEIDVDSKTGKIIKFEKENIRIVKDTILKNSTSQKNNTFIGENKARELMLNQVPGAKVINFYLDNDNTPEYEGKLIKNNKEYEISIDAKTGTIVDFSEEVIKTSSAANKNNENITVNKPVDTNNNTVNKPIVNPNTANNYFDDDRYDNDIDDRHDDDRYDNDIDDRHDDDRYDNDIDDRYDD
- a CDS encoding autorepressor SdpR family transcription factor, which translates into the protein MSKAFKALSDKTRREILKLLNNKDMSAGEIAEHFDISKPSISKHLDILREAELISSEKKGQFVIYSINTSVIQEVLGNFLEIFKK
- a CDS encoding cold-shock protein; this encodes MINGTVKWFNNEKGFGFISVEGGNDVFVHFSAIQTDGFKSLEEGQQVNFNIVKGARGPQAENVTVL
- a CDS encoding DUF3784 domain-containing protein, with the protein product MKFIIMINVILGILSIFLGYQIKFKKKSSFINNYNSKSITDKKSYLNWIGCLELTIGSLILLITLVGYIIKSVLFIAFMDVLLIVILIFLLVLIDRKYIIK
- a CDS encoding DUF7010 family protein, with the translated sequence MKIPFLPKEISIQQDRFDFIKESRGGGFMLIAGSIFWFLSFALTYILKQNQIENFYIYGGLSVPILGYIFSKLLRLEFSQNQYRSLVAFSSGITVCCLPILFIIKDLNSNLILPILCIINASHLLILCWVHLDYLYAILVAFGVCIGILFIYSIPYQYTHFIGLIWGIISLCLGVYIHINTKNPLQGYKYIIITSS